A portion of the Streptomyces sp. YPW6 genome contains these proteins:
- a CDS encoding phosphonatase-like hydrolase, whose amino-acid sequence MTSTTTTHANPFGLVVLDMAGTTVADGGLVEQAFSAAAQRLGVRPGTDEHARQLSYVRATMGESKISVFRHLFGDEDRARYASEAFEEAYGELVDGGRVAPLPGAREAVERLAAEGRTVVLTTGFARTTQDAILAALGWQDLVPLTLCPADAGGRGRPFPDMVLAAFLRTGAVDDVRRTVVAGDTAYDMLSGVRSGAGIVAGVLTGAHGKDQLVRHGATHVLGSVAELPDLIARSEAAGLPDVIARAEA is encoded by the coding sequence ATGACGTCAACGACCACCACGCACGCCAACCCCTTCGGCCTCGTCGTGCTCGACATGGCCGGGACCACCGTCGCCGACGGCGGCCTCGTCGAGCAGGCCTTCTCCGCCGCCGCCCAACGCCTCGGCGTGCGCCCCGGAACCGACGAGCACGCTCGTCAACTCAGCTACGTACGCGCCACCATGGGCGAGTCCAAGATCTCCGTCTTCCGGCATCTGTTCGGTGACGAGGACCGGGCGCGGTACGCCAGTGAAGCCTTCGAGGAGGCGTACGGGGAACTCGTCGACGGCGGCCGCGTCGCCCCGCTCCCCGGCGCCCGCGAGGCCGTCGAACGTCTCGCAGCCGAAGGCCGTACCGTCGTCCTGACCACCGGCTTCGCCCGCACCACCCAGGACGCCATCCTCGCCGCCCTCGGCTGGCAGGACCTCGTCCCGCTCACCCTGTGCCCCGCCGACGCGGGCGGCCGGGGCCGGCCCTTCCCGGACATGGTGCTGGCCGCCTTCCTGCGCACCGGGGCCGTGGACGACGTCCGCCGGACCGTGGTGGCGGGCGACACCGCCTACGACATGCTCAGCGGTGTACGGTCCGGCGCCGGGATCGTCGCCGGGGTCCTCACCGGCGCCCACGGCAAGGACCAGCTGGTCCGGCACGGCGCGACCCACGTCCTCGGGTCCGTCGCCGAACTGCCCGACCTGATCGCGCGGTCCGAGGCCGCCGGGCTGCCCGACGTGATCGCGAGGGCCGAGGCGTGA
- a CDS encoding ABC transporter ATP-binding protein: MRFDGVTVAYGGTVVLDRLDLTVEPGEVMALLGPSGSGKTTALRAVAGFVRPAAGRVLLGGRDVTALPPHRRGIGMVVQSYALFPHLKVKDNVAFGLKAHRTPKAEIPGRVTEVLELVGMAGYAERHPRELSGGQQQRVAIARALAIRPGVLLLDEPLSALDARLRSGMLAELARLHRELPDVSILYVTHDQIEALTLADRIAVMDRSRLQDCGTPEELYRRPRTEFTASFVGNANLLPVTVTGEGAVDLGARPLGVPTGTAAPGATATLCVRPHLVGLGGGPNVLTGRVAEVQWRGSTHRVHADVDGHRVMADLRELREPPAVGDPVTLHFATEDAVLLPAGAGETAGTGGSSRTGGSAGVGP; encoded by the coding sequence ATCCGCTTCGACGGCGTCACCGTCGCGTACGGCGGGACCGTCGTCCTGGACCGCCTCGACCTCACCGTCGAACCCGGCGAGGTGATGGCCCTCCTCGGGCCCTCCGGCTCCGGCAAGACCACCGCCCTGCGCGCCGTCGCCGGGTTCGTCCGGCCCGCCGCCGGGCGGGTCCTCCTCGGCGGCCGGGACGTCACCGCCCTGCCCCCGCACCGGCGCGGCATCGGCATGGTCGTCCAGAGTTACGCCCTCTTCCCGCACCTCAAGGTCAAGGACAACGTGGCCTTCGGGCTCAAGGCCCACCGCACCCCGAAGGCCGAGATCCCGGGCCGGGTGACCGAGGTGCTGGAACTCGTCGGCATGGCCGGGTACGCGGAGCGCCACCCCCGCGAACTCTCCGGCGGCCAGCAGCAGCGCGTCGCCATCGCCCGCGCGCTGGCCATCCGGCCCGGTGTGCTGCTCCTGGACGAACCGCTCTCCGCCCTCGACGCCCGCCTCCGTTCCGGAATGCTCGCCGAACTGGCCCGGCTGCACCGCGAGTTGCCGGACGTCTCCATTCTGTACGTCACCCATGACCAGATCGAGGCGCTGACGCTGGCCGACCGGATCGCCGTCATGGACCGCTCCCGGCTCCAGGACTGCGGCACTCCCGAGGAGCTCTACCGCCGGCCCCGTACGGAGTTCACCGCCTCGTTCGTCGGCAACGCCAACCTCCTCCCGGTCACCGTCACGGGCGAGGGCGCCGTGGACCTCGGCGCCCGCCCGCTCGGCGTCCCCACCGGCACCGCCGCCCCCGGCGCCACCGCCACCCTCTGCGTCCGGCCGCACCTGGTCGGCCTCGGCGGCGGGCCCAACGTGCTCACCGGCCGGGTCGCCGAGGTCCAGTGGCGCGGCTCCACCCACCGCGTCCACGCCGACGTCGACGGCCACCGCGTCATGGCCGACCTCCGCGAACTGCGCGAGCCCCCGGCCGTCGGCGACCCCGTCACCCTGCACTTCGCGACCGAGGACGCGGTCCTGCTCCCGGCGGGGGCGGGAGAGACGGCGGGGACGGGCGGCTCGTCGAGGACGGGCGGCTCGGCGGGGGTCGGCCCATGA
- a CDS encoding 2-aminoethylphosphonate ABC transporter permease subunit, with translation MTATAPATGATATAPGATAPAPGATTAVPRTPGEPAPAAPGPARSRTAPAWVWALPPVAVLALAFLYPLALVGRQSVTPDGGGGPSPAPYADVFASEVFRDALTTTVWLAVGSTAGCLVLGLVLALVIAFVPFPGGKAVARFVDVFLSFPSFLITLALLFIYGSAGMANGVWTGVTGAADGPFHFLTTPWGVLLAEITYFTPFVMRPLLAAFSQLDTGQLEVASSLGAGPVRIVRQVILPEAFPALAAGGSLVLVMCLNEFGIVLFTGAKDVTTLPMLVYSKAILEADYPAACVVAVVNIVISVGLYGLYRVVSRRAGA, from the coding sequence ATGACCGCCACCGCTCCTGCCACCGGCGCCACCGCCACCGCCCCCGGCGCCACCGCCCCCGCCCCCGGCGCCACCACCGCCGTGCCCCGTACCCCCGGCGAACCGGCCCCCGCAGCACCCGGCCCCGCCCGCTCCCGTACCGCCCCCGCCTGGGTCTGGGCGCTGCCGCCCGTCGCCGTCCTCGCCCTCGCGTTCCTCTACCCGCTGGCCCTCGTCGGCCGGCAGTCCGTCACCCCGGACGGCGGCGGCGGTCCCTCCCCCGCCCCGTACGCCGACGTCTTCGCCTCCGAGGTCTTCCGCGACGCGCTCACCACCACCGTGTGGCTCGCCGTCGGATCGACCGCGGGCTGTCTGGTCCTGGGCCTCGTCCTCGCGCTGGTCATCGCGTTCGTCCCGTTCCCCGGCGGGAAGGCGGTCGCCCGGTTCGTCGACGTCTTCCTCTCCTTCCCGTCCTTCCTCATCACGCTCGCCCTGCTGTTCATCTACGGCTCGGCAGGCATGGCCAACGGGGTCTGGACCGGCGTCACCGGGGCGGCCGACGGGCCCTTCCACTTCCTGACCACCCCCTGGGGCGTACTGCTCGCCGAGATCACCTACTTCACCCCGTTCGTGATGCGCCCGCTGCTCGCCGCCTTCTCCCAACTCGACACCGGACAGCTCGAAGTGGCCTCGTCGCTCGGCGCCGGTCCGGTCCGGATCGTCCGGCAGGTGATCCTCCCCGAGGCGTTCCCGGCTCTCGCGGCGGGCGGCAGCCTGGTGCTGGTGATGTGCCTCAACGAGTTCGGGATCGTCCTGTTCACCGGGGCGAAGGACGTCACCACGCTGCCGATGCTCGTCTACAGCAAGGCGATCCTGGAGGCGGACTACCCGGCCGCCTGCGTCGTCGCCGTCGTCAACATCGTGATCTCCGTGGGCCTGTACGGCCTCTACCGGGTGGTGAGCCGTCGTGCTGGTGCATAG
- a CDS encoding ABC transporter permease, translating into MLVHSRAGKWATWAVFLLLFVPLFAVPLLVVLAASLATNWSGAFPSGPTVERYAAATSGDALQALTTSLATALAASVLALTLGGWAALAAASLRTRGKRLLDALFVLPVAVPPVVVGLAVLVAYSRPPVLLNGTPWIVILAHTVLVTAFAHQSVAAAVRRLDPVYAQVAAGLGASPARVLWRVKLPLLLPSLTSAAGLCFALSMGELSATMMLYPPDWTPLPVRIFAATDRGSLFTGAALAVVLMTSTLLVLAVVSRIRTRASYR; encoded by the coding sequence GTGCTGGTGCATAGCCGGGCCGGGAAGTGGGCCACCTGGGCCGTCTTCCTGCTCCTCTTCGTCCCGCTGTTCGCGGTGCCGCTCCTCGTCGTCCTCGCCGCGTCCCTCGCCACGAACTGGTCCGGGGCCTTCCCCTCCGGGCCCACCGTCGAGCGCTACGCCGCCGCGACGAGCGGCGACGCGCTCCAGGCGCTCACCACCAGCCTGGCCACGGCCCTCGCGGCGAGCGTGCTCGCCCTCACCCTCGGTGGCTGGGCCGCGCTCGCCGCCGCCTCCCTCCGCACGCGCGGAAAGCGGCTTCTGGACGCCCTGTTCGTCCTGCCGGTCGCCGTGCCCCCGGTGGTCGTCGGACTCGCGGTGCTGGTGGCCTACAGCCGGCCGCCCGTGCTGCTCAACGGGACGCCGTGGATCGTGATCCTCGCCCACACCGTCCTCGTCACCGCCTTCGCCCACCAGTCGGTCGCCGCCGCCGTACGCCGTCTGGACCCGGTGTACGCACAGGTCGCCGCCGGCCTCGGCGCGAGCCCCGCACGCGTGCTGTGGCGGGTGAAGCTGCCTCTGCTGCTGCCCTCGCTCACCTCGGCGGCCGGGCTCTGCTTCGCCCTGTCCATGGGGGAGCTGAGCGCCACGATGATGCTCTATCCGCCGGACTGGACCCCGCTGCCGGTGCGGATCTTCGCCGCCACCGACCGGGGCTCGCTCTTCACCGGCGCCGCCCTCGCCGTGGTCCTGATGACGTCGACGCTCCTCGTCCTGGCCGTCGTCTCCCGCATCCGGACCCGCGCCTCCTACCGCTGA
- a CDS encoding 2-aminoethylphosphonate ABC transporter substrate-binding protein, with protein MRIPARTLALPLAALTALTLTACGGSSAASDAKSVTVYSADGLKGENGDGWYDKVFEDFEKQTGIEVKYVEGGSGEMVQRAAREKSNTQADVLVTLPPFIQQADEKGLLTAYEPEGADQVDGAGRSPDGTWTSVVNNYFGFIHNKKKLASPPRTWEELLDPAYQEKIQYSTPGVAGDGTAVLIKAMHDFGGKEPAMAYLKKLQTNNVGPSASTGKLAPKVDKGELLVANGDVQMNFAQSRDMPNLAIWFPARGDGKPTSFALPYAAGLVAKAPHSENGKKLLDFMLSEQAQRDVSAVGGGFAARKDIKATDANAVELARLMDGVEIFEPDWADIGAHLDTYIDAWKSATGS; from the coding sequence ATGCGCATCCCCGCCCGCACCCTCGCCCTCCCTCTGGCCGCCCTCACCGCCCTCACCCTCACCGCCTGCGGCGGTTCCTCCGCCGCGTCCGACGCGAAGTCCGTCACCGTCTACAGCGCCGACGGCCTCAAGGGTGAGAACGGTGACGGCTGGTACGACAAGGTCTTCGAGGACTTCGAGAAGCAGACCGGCATCGAGGTGAAGTACGTCGAGGGCGGCTCCGGCGAGATGGTGCAGCGCGCCGCCCGCGAGAAGTCCAACACCCAGGCCGACGTCCTCGTCACCCTCCCGCCCTTCATCCAGCAGGCCGACGAGAAGGGGCTGCTGACCGCGTACGAGCCCGAGGGCGCCGACCAGGTCGACGGGGCCGGCCGATCGCCCGACGGGACGTGGACCTCCGTCGTGAACAACTACTTCGGCTTCATCCACAACAAGAAGAAGTTGGCGAGCCCGCCCCGCACCTGGGAAGAGCTGCTCGACCCCGCGTACCAGGAGAAGATCCAGTACTCGACCCCCGGCGTCGCGGGCGACGGCACCGCCGTCCTCATCAAGGCCATGCACGACTTCGGCGGCAAGGAGCCGGCCATGGCGTACCTGAAGAAGCTCCAGACCAACAACGTCGGCCCGTCCGCCTCCACCGGCAAGCTCGCCCCCAAGGTCGACAAGGGTGAACTCCTCGTCGCCAACGGGGACGTCCAGATGAACTTCGCCCAGTCCAGGGACATGCCCAACCTCGCCATCTGGTTCCCCGCCCGGGGCGACGGGAAGCCCACCAGCTTCGCCCTGCCGTACGCGGCCGGGCTCGTCGCGAAGGCCCCGCACAGCGAGAACGGCAAGAAGCTGCTCGACTTCATGCTCTCCGAGCAGGCCCAGCGCGACGTCAGCGCCGTCGGCGGGGGCTTCGCCGCCCGCAAGGACATCAAGGCCACCGACGCCAACGCCGTCGAACTGGCCCGGCTGATGGACGGCGTGGAGATCTTCGAGCCCGACTGGGCGGACATCGGCGCCCACCTGGACACGTACATCGACGCCTGGAAGTCGGCCACCGGAAGCTGA
- a CDS encoding alkaline phosphatase family protein: MSRSLSSPPPSSPVSRRSVLATTAAAATAAVVAPLATAAPSHAAAAAPTLPDGTSKDKVLVVGMDGLRHDVIATANAPHLTSMMANGTYGTSLLYANPMAATSSGPGWSTISTGVWPDKHGVRENSFAGKNYGRYPGFLARLAQVRPQLSTYAAVDWKPLDTQGTVTPGADAKLVLDGDRDGYTGHDATIAAETESILRNQNPDVLFVYFGQTDIAGHNSGAASAAYRRAIEVQDGHLGRLLAAIRARPSYAAERWTVIVATDHGHTDSGGHGGSAIEERRTFVLAQGPGIAAGARPADTRLVDVAATVFRQLGIVPDPAWGLDGKPIQERSTDPFEALHPVLAGRADETGIPAGVLGWTHTAPSGWSVVNSAMGTGGVAEWRGWAFATDEFWSRTQRDQHRELNVRSRGVFAVADSDEWDDRASSGPYDSTLVTPAYAVAGKSTVTLGLTTLYRQEGSQSARILASWNGGTPVEVKRYTSDVVSQPQSLTLNVPSGAANVSFRFHYTGSNNWYWVIDGVKVTTG; encoded by the coding sequence GTGTCCCGGTCCCTGTCGTCGCCGCCCCCGTCCTCGCCCGTCTCCCGGCGCTCCGTGCTCGCCACCACCGCCGCCGCGGCCACGGCCGCCGTCGTCGCCCCGCTCGCCACCGCCGCCCCGTCCCACGCCGCCGCGGCCGCGCCCACGCTCCCGGACGGCACCAGCAAGGACAAGGTGCTCGTCGTCGGCATGGACGGACTGCGCCACGACGTCATCGCCACCGCGAACGCCCCGCACCTCACGTCGATGATGGCGAACGGGACGTACGGCACCTCGCTGCTGTACGCCAACCCGATGGCCGCCACCTCCTCGGGCCCCGGCTGGTCGACCATCTCCACCGGGGTCTGGCCCGACAAGCACGGCGTCCGGGAGAACTCCTTCGCCGGGAAGAACTACGGGCGGTACCCCGGCTTCCTCGCCCGCCTCGCGCAGGTCCGCCCCCAGCTCTCCACCTACGCCGCCGTCGACTGGAAGCCCCTGGACACCCAGGGCACGGTCACCCCGGGCGCCGACGCCAAGCTGGTGCTCGACGGCGACCGCGACGGCTACACCGGCCACGACGCCACCATCGCCGCCGAGACCGAGTCCATCCTCCGGAACCAGAACCCGGACGTCCTCTTCGTCTACTTCGGCCAGACCGACATCGCCGGGCACAACTCCGGTGCCGCCAGCGCCGCCTACCGCCGCGCCATCGAGGTCCAGGACGGCCATCTCGGCCGCCTGCTCGCCGCGATCCGGGCCCGTCCCTCGTACGCCGCCGAACGCTGGACCGTCATCGTCGCCACCGACCACGGCCACACCGACTCCGGCGGCCACGGCGGCAGCGCGATCGAGGAACGGCGCACCTTCGTCCTCGCCCAGGGCCCGGGTATCGCGGCCGGCGCCCGCCCCGCCGACACCCGCCTCGTGGACGTCGCCGCCACCGTCTTCCGGCAGCTCGGCATCGTCCCCGACCCGGCCTGGGGCCTGGACGGCAAGCCGATCCAGGAGCGCTCCACCGACCCGTTCGAAGCCCTCCACCCCGTCCTGGCCGGCCGCGCCGACGAGACCGGCATCCCGGCGGGCGTCCTCGGCTGGACGCACACCGCGCCCAGCGGCTGGTCCGTGGTGAACTCCGCGATGGGCACCGGGGGCGTCGCCGAGTGGCGCGGCTGGGCCTTCGCCACCGACGAGTTCTGGAGCCGCACCCAGCGCGACCAGCACCGCGAACTGAACGTCCGCTCGCGCGGCGTCTTCGCGGTCGCCGACTCCGACGAGTGGGACGACAGGGCGTCCTCCGGACCGTACGACTCCACGCTGGTGACCCCGGCGTACGCCGTCGCGGGCAAGTCCACCGTGACGCTCGGCCTCACCACCCTCTACCGGCAGGAGGGCAGCCAGAGCGCCCGCATCCTCGCCTCCTGGAACGGCGGGACGCCCGTCGAGGTGAAGCGCTACACCTCCGACGTCGTCTCGCAGCCCCAGTCGCTGACCCTGAACGTCCCCTCCGGGGCCGCCAACGTGAGCTTCCGGTTCCACTACACCGGCAGCAACAACTGGTACTGGGTGATCGACGGGGTCAAGGTCACGACCGGCTAA
- a CDS encoding HAD-IIA family hydrolase: protein MAERKPITSWLTDMDGVLIHEGTPIPGADAFIKRLRDSGLPFLVLTNNSIYTARDLHARLKRMGLDVPVENIWTSALATAQFLDDQRPGGTAYVIGEAGLTTALHDIGYVLTDHDPDYVVLGETRTYSFEALTKAIRLINAGARFICTNPDETGPSAEGPLPATGSVAALITKATGKDPYFAGKPNPLMMRTGLNAIGAHSETSAMIGDRMDTDVLAGLEAGMQTFLVLTGLTTVADIDRYPFGPSHVVESIADLVDLIDLPDQADQADQPAPAERG, encoded by the coding sequence ATGGCAGAGCGCAAGCCCATCACTTCCTGGCTCACCGACATGGACGGCGTCCTCATCCACGAGGGCACCCCCATCCCCGGGGCCGATGCCTTCATCAAGCGGCTGCGGGATTCCGGGCTGCCCTTCCTCGTCCTCACCAACAACTCCATCTACACCGCGCGCGACCTGCACGCCCGGCTCAAGCGCATGGGCCTGGACGTGCCCGTGGAGAACATCTGGACCTCCGCGCTCGCCACCGCGCAGTTCCTGGACGACCAGCGTCCGGGCGGTACGGCGTACGTCATCGGCGAGGCCGGACTCACCACCGCCCTGCACGACATCGGGTACGTCCTCACCGACCACGACCCCGACTACGTGGTGCTCGGCGAGACCCGGACCTACAGCTTCGAGGCGCTGACCAAGGCGATCCGGCTGATCAACGCGGGGGCCCGGTTCATCTGCACCAACCCCGACGAGACCGGCCCGTCCGCCGAGGGCCCGCTGCCCGCCACCGGCTCCGTCGCCGCCCTCATCACCAAGGCCACCGGCAAGGACCCGTACTTCGCGGGCAAGCCCAACCCCCTGATGATGCGGACCGGACTGAACGCCATCGGCGCGCACTCCGAGACCAGCGCCATGATCGGCGACCGGATGGACACCGACGTCCTGGCGGGCCTGGAAGCGGGCATGCAGACGTTCCTGGTGCTCACCGGGCTCACCACCGTCGCCGACATCGACCGCTACCCCTTCGGCCCGTCCCACGTCGTCGAGTCCATCGCCGACCTGGTCGACCTCATCGACCTGCCGGACCAGGCCGACCAGGCGGACCAGCCCGCCCCGGCGGAGCGCGGCTGA
- a CDS encoding class F sortase → MGATDRPAGNGRLLTGVTWAVLLLALWLWGKEAGGGLGGLSGPTTGDVAAVGRPFGAALPPAHDPLDGAAPERVEVPSAGIDAPVVARGLDGDGAIDPPPYGMPKTAGWYGDGTRPGAQGTALFVGHVDTDTRPAVFYGLSAVKPGARVDVTRADGSVAEFTVDDVQLVTRTRFDAQKAYGPREDGRAELRLITCGGTYDQETRSYTANVIVSAYLTGARGAAAGDGGERARTAAIRSPG, encoded by the coding sequence GTGGGAGCCACGGACCGCCCGGCGGGCAACGGGCGACTGCTCACCGGAGTGACCTGGGCCGTGCTGCTGCTCGCCCTGTGGCTCTGGGGCAAGGAGGCCGGCGGCGGGCTCGGCGGCCTGTCGGGACCCACCACCGGTGACGTGGCCGCGGTGGGCCGCCCCTTCGGCGCCGCGCTGCCTCCCGCCCACGACCCCCTCGACGGGGCGGCCCCCGAGCGGGTGGAAGTCCCCTCCGCCGGGATCGACGCCCCCGTCGTCGCACGCGGCCTCGACGGCGACGGGGCCATCGACCCGCCCCCGTACGGGATGCCGAAGACCGCCGGCTGGTACGGCGACGGCACCCGGCCCGGGGCGCAGGGCACGGCCCTGTTCGTCGGCCATGTCGACACCGACACCAGGCCCGCCGTCTTCTACGGGCTCAGCGCGGTGAAGCCGGGCGCCCGCGTCGACGTCACCCGGGCCGACGGCAGCGTCGCGGAGTTCACCGTGGACGACGTCCAGCTCGTCACCCGGACCCGCTTCGACGCGCAGAAGGCCTACGGGCCCCGCGAGGACGGCCGGGCCGAACTGCGGCTGATCACCTGCGGGGGGACGTACGACCAGGAGACCCGCTCCTACACGGCCAACGTCATCGTCTCCGCCTACCTCACCGGCGCGCGGGGCGCGGCGGCCGGGGACGGCGGGGAGCGCGCCCGGACCGCGGCCATCCGGAGCCCCGGCTGA
- a CDS encoding glycoside hydrolase family 6 protein codes for MYGSYTGLSRTRRRVAGLRTSGTAAALGAALLLAGCSGDGDGGDKESAPTVEQQPKDKDPYWVNPDGNAARQVAAYTEAGDDEKAALIRKIARQPVGEWVTPDDPESQVRGITEAAAAADRDALLVLYNIPHRDCGQFSKGGAADGAAYRAWLDGVARGIGDRSATVVLEPDALLHLVDGCTPQEFHEERYDLLKGAIQRLKQQPAAKVYLDAGNAAWQSPDALFQPLQRAGIAEADGFSLNVSNFQTTAVSTEFGKKLSEKIGGKPFVIDTSRNGNGPYTGGDPAETWCNPPGRALGEVPTTQTGDERVDAYLWIKRPGESDGDCKGGPKAGDWWPEYALGLAGATR; via the coding sequence ATGTACGGCAGTTACACCGGCCTGTCCCGGACGCGCAGGCGCGTGGCGGGCCTGCGGACGTCCGGTACGGCGGCGGCGCTCGGCGCGGCCCTGCTGCTGGCGGGCTGCTCCGGTGACGGGGACGGCGGTGACAAGGAGAGCGCGCCGACCGTCGAACAGCAGCCCAAGGACAAGGACCCGTACTGGGTCAACCCCGACGGCAACGCGGCCCGCCAGGTCGCCGCGTACACCGAGGCCGGCGACGACGAGAAGGCGGCGCTGATCCGGAAGATCGCGCGGCAGCCGGTCGGCGAGTGGGTCACCCCGGACGATCCGGAGTCCCAGGTGCGGGGCATCACCGAGGCCGCCGCCGCGGCCGACCGGGACGCCCTGCTGGTCCTGTACAACATCCCCCACCGCGACTGCGGCCAGTTCTCCAAGGGCGGCGCCGCCGACGGCGCCGCCTACCGCGCCTGGCTGGACGGCGTCGCCCGGGGCATCGGGGACCGCAGCGCGACCGTGGTCCTGGAGCCGGACGCCCTGCTCCACCTGGTCGACGGCTGCACGCCCCAGGAGTTCCACGAGGAGCGCTACGACCTCCTCAAGGGCGCCATCCAGCGGCTGAAGCAGCAGCCCGCCGCCAAGGTCTACCTCGACGCGGGCAACGCCGCCTGGCAGTCGCCCGACGCCCTGTTCCAGCCGCTCCAGCGGGCCGGGATCGCCGAGGCCGACGGCTTCTCGCTGAACGTCTCCAACTTCCAGACCACGGCCGTCTCCACGGAGTTCGGCAAGAAGCTGTCGGAGAAGATCGGCGGCAAGCCCTTCGTCATCGACACCAGCCGCAACGGCAACGGCCCCTACACCGGCGGCGACCCCGCCGAGACCTGGTGCAACCCCCCGGGCCGGGCGCTCGGGGAGGTCCCGACCACGCAGACCGGTGACGAACGGGTCGACGCCTATCTGTGGATCAAGCGCCCCGGCGAGTCCGACGGCGACTGCAAGGGCGGTCCGAAGGCCGGCGACTGGTGGCCGGAGTACGCGTTGGGCCTGGCGGGCGCCACGCGGTAG